CTCAGCATCTGCAGCCTCACCAGGATGTCCACCATGGCCGCCACCGCCATGATGCCCTCCATGTCCATAACCACCATGGCCGCCACCGTACCCTCCATGTCCTCCTCCGTAGCCACCTCCATGGTGTCCTCCGTAACCTCCTCCATGACCTCCTCCGTAGCCTCCTCCGTGGCCTCCTCCGTAGCCTCCTCCGTGGTACTTGGCTTCTCCTTCCTCATTTGTCTCAACTGTCTTGGCTGCAATAAAGATAAATAGGGTATGGGCGTTAGTTACTGTAATCGCAATTTTGAAAATGTAAAGTTTGGACCAAGTTGTGTACATGCTTTTAGGTTACCGAGTATTTTAGCAAAACACATCGTAATCCTTTTGAAAATTTGCCTTTTAACGTATGtgtcaaattattattttacaGATATCTTTAAAATGGCTAATTACTACCAATTAATAGCTATTTTATCATAGTTTCTGAAAGTTAATAAATATAAAGATTTGTTAACAGTATGTTCAAAATGAGAATCTTAAATCCGTATTTTATGCACCGACACGTACCAGGAAAAGTACAGGAAAGGCTTGACACTTAGAATCCGTATTTACTGAAAGTAGAGGTGTATTCAATCTTTTTAACCACAATTCAGCCATGTTTCTTAGTACTCCGACACTTCACATGtacaacaaaaatcaaaatttttttttttgaaggacaacAAAAATCTATATGGCGCATATAAattagaaagagaaaaaatgatgaaatgtgaattgaagaATAAATGTCTTACAATTGTCAACTGACTTGGCAGCCACCTCTGATGTAATCATTAGAACTACAGCCatggaaatgaaaaagaaaagaagtgtcTTGGAACCCATTTTTGCTCAAAGGAAAATTTATGTATCGAAGACAGATTTTGAGAAGGATGAGGAAGCTGGTGCAGATTGAtctctatttataggaaaaCCTATGCCACGTTCCCATCGAAAGGGTCCCGGAGTCGGCCCACCAATGTATTAGGTGTTGAAGAGGCGGTTGTCGTGCTAGGTCGAAAGTCTATATAAGCGTAAACAAATAGAAAGATGTACGGAGAAGCATTTGTTCTAATTTCTACAAAGGTCTTTAAGGCATATAGACTTCGAGCACCATGGAGAAGATAAGGTTCATGTCTCCCATATTCAACACTATGTCCCAGCATTAATATAATTTGGACTCTGCACCGACTTCGATGGATTATATGTGTTGGGATATCAAGTGTGAATCAATATCCCACATTGGAAAGAGATGAGTAGAATGAGGAACATATAAGTGGGAATGATCCATAGACCCAATACCTTAAGGTTTTGGGTTGGATGTGGTGTCAAACCCATGGTTGTAGTTCTCATTCTAACTCATGGTTAAATTCTCCCCGAGTTTGGCTCTCTCAGAGCCCAACAATatgctttccaatttgattgACGTATcaattattttaaaagaagaaaagaaacaaggaagAA
This Coffea arabica cultivar ET-39 chromosome 3e, Coffea Arabica ET-39 HiFi, whole genome shotgun sequence DNA region includes the following protein-coding sequences:
- the LOC113736430 gene encoding uncharacterized protein, coding for MGSKTLLFFFISMAVVLMITSEVAAKSVDNSKTVETNEEGEAKYHGGGYGGGHGGGYGGGHGGGYGGHHGGGYGGGHGGYGGGHGGYGHGGHHGGGGHGGHPGEAADAEPQN